The Methanobacterium sp. Maddingley MBC34 genome contains the following window.
GGTTAAATTATGTACTTAAATTCATCATATTCAGTTTTTAACACGATTTTCGAGATTATTTTCCAGACAGTGCTGAATTCACCCCGTATATTCCAGTTTGCTGCCATAGTAACCAGCATTGCAAACATAATCTGTTTAACAATGATCATTCATATCTACTGGGAACAGTACACGGAAGTTAAATCAAAACTCACCCTTAGTCTCTTACTGTTATTCCTACTGTTCATGGTCCAGAACTTTCTTTTCACTCTTTATTTCCTGTTTTATCTACCTAAAGGTTGCATTCACGCTGTTGGACCTCTATTTTTTTTGGGCTGTGAATTCATAGTTTTGACCCTATTTTTAAAGGGTAGTCAGGAAGAAACAGGTAAATCTTAATTTATTAATCATGGTGAAATGTATTTATGCACGGTATTGTAATCATAATCAATCATAAGGATATTATTGGCTTTTTATGATGAATAAACATGGATATGGATGAACATAGAATGTTATTTTAGTTATTGAAATCATAAATCTAACTAATAGTTTTGATTAATCCAAGGAACTGTGTGATTTTATGAGAAAACTGCTCTGGTGGCTGATAGCTGGCTCAACAGGAGGGCCAAATCGGGCTAAGATCATCATGACATTACACCAACGGCCATATAATGCTAATCAGCTTTCAGAAGCTCTAAATTTAAATTATAAGACTGTAAGGCATCATATTAAAGTTCTGGAAGAGAATAACGTCATCACATCCGCGGGTAAGAAGAAGTACGGTGAAATGTATTTCCTTTCTGATGAGATGGAAAGAAATTATAACACATTCCAGGATATCTGGAAGGAACTGGGACAAAACTCAGTTGAAAATTAAAGAGTTTTAAACAAATTTTTAAGCGTAAGATGATTAAGGATTTAAGTGTATAAATTTGGTTTAAGGAGAAAAAATATGACTTTAGCGGAATATGGGCAGTTTGGTGGGGTAGTAATCTTCGTGGCAGTGGCAATTGGAATTGCAAATGTTTGCCTGCTCTTTGGATTATTGTATTCCTACTGGAACACATATCGCCAGGTTAAATCC
Protein-coding sequences here:
- a CDS encoding putative transcriptional regulator (PFAM: Bacterial regulatory protein, arsR family) — translated: MRKLLWWLIAGSTGGPNRAKIIMTLHQRPYNANQLSEALNLNYKTVRHHIKVLEENNVITSAGKKKYGEMYFLSDEMERNYNTFQDIWKELGQNSVEN